In Erythrobacter litoralis HTCC2594, a single genomic region encodes these proteins:
- a CDS encoding SufS family cysteine desulfurase, giving the protein MGVRCDFPGLVTPDGKRWHYLDTAATAQKPQAVINAMSRALGEDYATVHRGVYARSADMTVAYEAARKRTAEFLGAKSENEIVFVRGATEGINLVAHSWGLANLKAGDRIMLSQLEHHSNIVPWQMVAERVGAEIDVCPLTEDGLIDLDWLEANLTEQHAIVALAHVSNVLGSVLGAKRAAKAAHAVGAKLLLDGCQSAPRMRLNMAELDCDFFVFSGHKIYGPTGIGVLWAREELLDAMPPYQGGGSMIDKVTFEQTTYAPPPQRFEAGTPMITEAIALHAAIDYTTQFGMESLYAHENGLVRQAREVLSQINSIRLFGPESSAGILSFTMEGVHPHDLGTILDEENVAIRAGHHCCQPLMDYLGVPATARASFGLYSDESDIDALLRGIERTQRIFG; this is encoded by the coding sequence GTGGGCGTACGGTGCGACTTCCCGGGTCTTGTCACCCCCGATGGCAAGCGGTGGCACTATCTCGACACTGCCGCGACCGCGCAAAAGCCGCAGGCGGTGATCAATGCCATGAGCCGCGCGCTGGGCGAGGATTACGCTACGGTCCACCGCGGGGTCTATGCGCGCTCGGCCGACATGACCGTCGCCTACGAAGCGGCCCGCAAGCGCACCGCCGAGTTTCTCGGTGCCAAAAGCGAGAATGAAATCGTTTTCGTGCGCGGCGCGACCGAGGGGATCAATCTCGTCGCGCACAGCTGGGGCCTTGCGAATCTGAAGGCCGGCGACCGCATCATGCTGAGCCAGCTCGAACATCACTCCAACATCGTACCGTGGCAGATGGTGGCCGAGCGGGTCGGCGCAGAAATCGACGTCTGTCCGCTGACCGAAGATGGCCTGATCGATCTGGACTGGCTCGAAGCCAACCTGACCGAGCAGCATGCCATCGTCGCGCTGGCGCATGTCTCCAATGTGCTCGGCTCGGTACTGGGCGCGAAGCGCGCGGCCAAGGCAGCGCATGCAGTCGGGGCAAAGCTGCTCCTCGACGGCTGCCAGTCGGCCCCGCGCATGCGGCTCAACATGGCCGAGCTCGATTGCGACTTCTTCGTTTTCTCCGGCCACAAAATATACGGCCCGACCGGTATCGGCGTGCTGTGGGCGCGCGAGGAACTGCTCGATGCCATGCCGCCGTACCAGGGTGGCGGGTCGATGATCGACAAGGTCACATTCGAACAAACCACCTATGCTCCGCCACCGCAGCGCTTCGAAGCGGGAACGCCGATGATCACCGAAGCGATCGCGCTGCATGCGGCGATCGATTACACCACCCAGTTTGGCATGGAGAGCCTCTACGCGCACGAGAACGGGCTGGTGCGGCAAGCGCGCGAGGTGTTGAGCCAGATCAACTCGATCCGCCTGTTCGGCCCCGAATCCTCCGCCGGAATCCTGTCTTTCACCATGGAGGGGGTGCATCCGCACGACCTCGGCACCATATTGGATGAAGAGAATGTCGCGATTCGGGCCGGGCACCACTGCTGCCAGCCGCTGATGGACTATCTCGGCGTACCCGCGACGGCGCGGGCCAGCTTCGGCCTTTACAGCGACGAAAGCGACATCGACGCGCTGCTGCGCGGCATTGAACGAACCCAGAGGATCTTCGGATGA
- a CDS encoding SufD family Fe-S cluster assembly protein has product MREVAALPTRRDEAWRYADIEALERLGVDALDVWKEVTLAPGETRSHCMVVGSDAPELHRVRLTIGEGARAEMFTVIAGSDYCRVEVEVRLAKGAHFEFGGVTIGGGDAVREFVTHTVHAEPEATSNQVVRAVHWDQGSGNFLGAIDVVRDAQKTDAAQDFKGLLLNKGASANAVPQLEIFADDVKCAHGATVGQLDEMARYYMAARGIPPHTAKKLLVRAFIADAFVAIGDEAEQERLLEAALDVLGDTL; this is encoded by the coding sequence ATGCGTGAGGTGGCGGCTCTTCCCACCCGCCGTGACGAGGCGTGGCGCTATGCCGATATCGAGGCGCTCGAGCGGCTCGGTGTGGACGCGCTCGATGTGTGGAAAGAAGTCACCCTCGCGCCGGGCGAGACGCGCAGCCATTGCATGGTCGTCGGCAGCGATGCGCCCGAATTGCATCGCGTCCGCCTGACGATCGGCGAAGGCGCGCGGGCGGAGATGTTCACCGTGATCGCGGGTAGCGACTATTGCCGGGTCGAAGTCGAAGTCCGGCTCGCGAAGGGGGCGCATTTCGAATTCGGCGGGGTCACCATCGGCGGCGGCGATGCGGTGCGCGAATTCGTGACGCACACCGTCCATGCCGAGCCGGAAGCGACCTCCAACCAGGTCGTGCGCGCGGTGCACTGGGACCAAGGCAGCGGCAATTTCCTCGGCGCGATCGATGTCGTGCGCGATGCGCAGAAGACCGACGCGGCGCAGGATTTCAAGGGCTTGCTGCTGAACAAGGGCGCGAGCGCGAACGCCGTGCCGCAACTGGAAATTTTCGCCGACGATGTGAAATGCGCGCATGGCGCGACGGTCGGCCAGCTCGACGAAATGGCCCGCTACTACATGGCCGCACGCGGCATCCCGCCGCACACCGCCAAGAAGCTGCTCGTCCGCGCTTTCATCGCCGACGCTTTCGTGGCGATTGGAGACGAGGCCGAGCAGGAACGTTTGCTCGAAGCCGCGCTCGACGTGCTTGGGGATACGCTGTGA
- the sufC gene encoding Fe-S cluster assembly ATPase SufC produces the protein MLKIENLHAEIDGKQILNGLTLEVQAGEVHAIMGPNGAGKSTLAYVLGGRPGYEVTAGSVTFMGQDLFAMEPHERAAAGLFLGFQYPVEIPGVSNVQFLREALNAQRTARGEEPLSGGDFLKLAKEKAGLLKLDMEMLKRQVNVGFSGGEKKRAEMVQMGILDPTFAVLDETDSGLDIDALRVVGEGINAIMRDPAKGVLLITHYQRLLEVVKPDKVSILAAGRIVQTGGPEIAVRLEDEGYDAVMADA, from the coding sequence ATGCTCAAGATTGAAAACCTTCACGCCGAGATTGACGGCAAACAGATCCTCAACGGCCTGACGCTGGAAGTGCAGGCGGGCGAAGTGCATGCCATCATGGGCCCCAACGGCGCTGGCAAGTCCACGCTCGCCTATGTACTGGGCGGCCGACCTGGCTATGAAGTGACTGCAGGCTCGGTCACGTTCATGGGGCAGGATTTGTTCGCCATGGAACCGCACGAACGCGCGGCGGCGGGGCTGTTCCTCGGCTTTCAGTACCCGGTCGAGATCCCCGGCGTCTCCAACGTCCAGTTCCTGCGCGAAGCGCTCAATGCGCAGCGTACCGCGCGCGGGGAAGAGCCGCTGTCGGGCGGCGATTTCCTCAAGCTTGCCAAGGAAAAGGCCGGGCTGCTCAAGCTCGACATGGAAATGCTCAAGCGGCAGGTGAATGTCGGCTTCTCGGGCGGCGAGAAGAAGCGCGCCGAAATGGTCCAGATGGGCATTCTCGACCCGACCTTCGCTGTCCTCGACGAGACCGATAGCGGCTTGGATATCGATGCGCTGCGCGTCGTCGGCGAAGGGATCAATGCGATCATGCGCGATCCCGCCAAGGGCGTGCTCCTGATCACGCACTACCAGCGCCTGCTCGAAGTGGTGAAGCCCGACAAGGTCAGCATCCTCGCCGCCGGGCGCATCGTCCAGACCGGCGGTCCCGAAATCGCAGTGCGCCTGGAAGACGAAGGCTACGACGCGGTGATGGCCGATGCGTGA
- a CDS encoding endonuclease domain-containing protein, with translation MTDRKTLKLRDESDQDDAAATLNKKGRGWKISEKRLDALHDRARKMRRHPSEAHKALAARFAKEDFGKFKFQKQVVIGSAIMDFASHPLGLAIDIEEADDTELAKRRDKSLAAVGIEVLRLPAQDILDDMEAVMKTVFAAMNARYREKQENRRSRPSTHQRRTDSRGTDVRGTGPREGRERR, from the coding sequence ATGACCGATCGCAAGACCCTCAAACTTCGCGATGAGTCCGACCAGGATGACGCCGCTGCGACCCTTAACAAGAAGGGCCGTGGCTGGAAGATTTCGGAGAAGCGCCTCGATGCGCTGCATGATCGCGCGCGAAAGATGCGGCGGCATCCGTCCGAGGCGCATAAGGCGCTCGCTGCGCGCTTTGCCAAAGAAGATTTCGGCAAGTTCAAGTTCCAGAAGCAGGTCGTGATCGGCTCGGCGATCATGGACTTCGCTTCGCACCCGCTCGGCCTTGCCATCGATATCGAGGAAGCGGACGATACCGAACTTGCGAAACGCCGCGACAAGAGCCTCGCGGCGGTCGGGATCGAAGTTCTGCGCTTGCCGGCGCAGGACATTCTCGATGATATGGAAGCCGTCATGAAAACTGTCTTCGCGGCAATGAATGCGCGCTACCGCGAGAAACAGGAAAACCGTCGCAGCAGGCCTTCGACACATCAAAGGCGCACGGATTCAAGAGGTACAGATGTCCGGGGTACCGGGCCGAGAGAGGGAAGGGAAAGACGATGA
- the sufB gene encoding Fe-S cluster assembly protein SufB, producing MTEEIDVQDRDAKEAAAKAADYEHGWSSDIEQDFAPKGLNEDTVRFISEKKGEPQWMLDWRLKAFRLWQTMEEPDWAKLGYPKIDYQDAYYYAEPTKKPELESLDELDPAIKEVYDKLGIPLGEQEVLAGVKGARKVAVDAVFDSVSVATTFREELKKAGVIFLSISEAIREHPELVKKWLGKVVPQRDNYFATLNCAVFSDGTFVYIPEGVRCPMELSTYFRINAENTGQFERTLIVAEKGSYVSYLEGCTAPMRDENQLHAAVVELVAMEDAEIKYSTVQNWYPGDAEGKGGIYNFVTKRGLCQGARSKISWTQVETGSAVTWKYPSCVLNGEDSVGEFYSVAVTNNYQQADTGTKMIHNAPGTRSTIISKGISAGKSNNTYRGLVRVGPNAENVRNRTECDSLLIGDLCGAHTVPYIEVKNPSAQIEHEATTSKVSDDQLFYAMQRGLDEEQAMALIVNGFAKEVLKELPMEFAVEAQKLLAISLEGSVG from the coding sequence ATGACCGAAGAAATTGACGTCCAGGACCGTGATGCGAAGGAGGCAGCCGCCAAGGCCGCCGACTACGAGCACGGCTGGTCCAGCGACATCGAGCAGGACTTCGCGCCCAAGGGCCTGAATGAGGATACCGTTCGCTTCATCAGCGAGAAGAAGGGTGAGCCGCAGTGGATGCTCGACTGGCGGCTGAAGGCGTTTCGCCTGTGGCAGACCATGGAAGAGCCGGACTGGGCCAAGCTCGGCTATCCGAAAATCGATTACCAGGACGCCTATTACTACGCCGAACCGACCAAGAAGCCCGAGCTGGAATCGCTCGACGAGCTCGATCCGGCGATCAAGGAAGTTTACGACAAGCTTGGCATCCCGCTGGGCGAGCAGGAAGTGCTGGCCGGGGTCAAGGGCGCGCGCAAGGTCGCGGTCGATGCGGTGTTCGACAGCGTCAGCGTTGCCACTACGTTCCGCGAAGAGCTGAAGAAGGCGGGCGTCATCTTCCTCTCCATCAGCGAGGCGATCCGCGAGCATCCGGAACTGGTCAAAAAGTGGCTCGGCAAGGTCGTGCCGCAGCGCGACAACTACTTCGCCACGCTCAATTGCGCGGTCTTTTCGGACGGCACCTTCGTCTATATTCCGGAGGGCGTGCGCTGCCCGATGGAGCTCAGCACCTATTTCCGCATCAATGCGGAGAATACCGGCCAGTTCGAACGCACATTGATCGTTGCCGAGAAGGGCTCTTACGTCAGCTATCTCGAAGGCTGCACCGCGCCGATGCGCGACGAAAACCAGCTTCATGCCGCCGTGGTCGAGCTGGTCGCGATGGAAGATGCCGAGATCAAGTATTCGACCGTCCAGAACTGGTATCCCGGAGACGCCGAGGGCAAGGGCGGGATCTACAATTTCGTCACCAAGCGCGGCCTGTGCCAGGGCGCGCGCAGCAAGATCAGCTGGACGCAGGTCGAAACCGGCTCTGCGGTGACATGGAAATATCCGAGCTGCGTGCTCAACGGCGAAGACAGCGTCGGCGAGTTCTACTCGGTTGCGGTGACCAACAATTACCAGCAGGCCGATACCGGCACCAAGATGATCCACAACGCGCCCGGCACGCGCAGCACGATCATTTCCAAGGGTATCAGTGCGGGTAAGTCGAACAACACCTATCGCGGCCTCGTGCGCGTCGGGCCGAATGCGGAGAATGTCCGCAACCGCACCGAATGCGATTCCTTGCTGATCGGCGACCTCTGCGGCGCGCACACCGTGCCCTATATCGAGGTCAAGAACCCGAGCGCGCAGATCGAACACGAAGCAACCACCAGCAAAGTCAGCGACGACCAGCTCTTCTACGCCATGCAGCGCGGGCTCGACGAGGAGCAGGCGATGGCGCTGATCGTCAACGGCTTCGCGAAGGAAGTGCTGAAAGAGCTGCCGATGGAGTTTGCCGTCGAAGCGCAGAAGCTGCTGGCGATTAGTTTGGAAGGAAGTGTCGGATGA
- a CDS encoding SUF system Fe-S cluster assembly regulator: MRLSNLADYAVVTMSHAARHCGGGRVSAAELAAETGLPVPTVQKVVSKLTAAGLLRSVRGAGGGLQLARPAAAINVADIVEAVEGPIALTACIDGTDCAVDHNCTVKPHWPLINNAMRGALAGIPLTQLAAEKELA, translated from the coding sequence ATGCGCCTTAGCAACCTTGCCGATTATGCCGTGGTCACGATGAGCCACGCCGCCCGCCATTGCGGTGGCGGACGCGTGTCGGCGGCGGAACTGGCTGCGGAAACCGGCCTGCCGGTGCCGACGGTGCAGAAGGTCGTCAGCAAGCTGACTGCGGCCGGCCTCTTGCGCTCGGTGCGCGGGGCAGGTGGTGGGCTACAGTTGGCGCGGCCGGCGGCGGCGATCAATGTGGCGGATATCGTCGAAGCGGTGGAGGGGCCGATCGCGCTCACCGCCTGCATCGATGGCACCGACTGCGCGGTGGACCACAATTGCACGGTCAAACCCCATTGGCCGCTGATCAACAATGCAATGCGCGGTGCGCTGGCGGGCATCCCGTTGACGCAGCTTGCAGCCGAGAAAGAACTGGCATGA
- a CDS encoding helix-turn-helix domain-containing protein: MTEGAASAAAHHESAAIDYIPPPEDLRPYITTLFHFRSDEAEIEDIQPADVGKLMIVLKGDGEAHFRDGRSQAIPRCSLQSPTSVAVPFRFEGGFHSLGAALTPLGWAALSGLGADEHGNRIFEARDFFGPETDAFCDAIHTSYADGSIAQMEMVDRLSGFIRPRLKRVTKRHATLIAQVVEWLGTSLDPELDALYEQTAYSTRQTQRLVERYFGLNPRALKRKYRAVRAAAFLSAPNTTEEEVAGVTEFFYDQSHLIREINLFVGRTPSRLGGDDNPILNELLDLRNFRVKKPDGEDFERKT; the protein is encoded by the coding sequence GTGACGGAAGGGGCGGCTTCGGCCGCGGCGCACCACGAGTCCGCCGCGATCGACTACATACCGCCGCCCGAAGACTTGCGCCCCTACATCACTACATTGTTTCACTTCCGCAGCGACGAGGCGGAAATCGAGGATATCCAGCCGGCCGACGTCGGCAAGCTGATGATCGTCCTCAAGGGCGACGGCGAGGCGCATTTCCGTGACGGCCGCTCGCAGGCGATCCCCAGATGCTCGCTGCAGTCGCCGACTTCGGTGGCGGTCCCGTTCCGCTTCGAGGGCGGTTTTCACTCACTGGGCGCGGCCCTTACCCCCCTCGGCTGGGCCGCGCTTAGCGGGCTGGGTGCCGACGAGCACGGCAACCGCATTTTCGAAGCGCGCGACTTTTTCGGGCCTGAAACCGACGCGTTCTGTGATGCGATCCACACGTCCTACGCCGACGGCTCGATCGCGCAGATGGAGATGGTCGACCGGCTTTCCGGTTTCATCCGCCCGCGGCTCAAGCGCGTGACGAAAAGGCACGCCACGCTGATTGCGCAAGTGGTCGAATGGCTCGGCACCTCGCTCGATCCGGAGCTGGACGCGCTCTACGAACAGACCGCCTATTCGACGCGGCAGACCCAAAGGCTGGTCGAGCGCTATTTCGGGCTCAACCCGCGGGCGCTGAAGCGCAAATACCGCGCGGTGCGGGCCGCGGCATTCCTGTCGGCCCCGAACACTACGGAAGAGGAAGTGGCCGGGGTGACAGAGTTTTTCTACGACCAGTCGCACCTGATCCGCGAGATCAATTTGTTCGTCGGGCGCACCCCCTCGCGGCTGGGAGGGGACGACAACCCGATCCTCAATGAACTGCTCGACCTCAGGAACTTCCGGGTCAAAAAACCCGATGGCGAGGACTTCGAGCGCAAGACCTGA
- a CDS encoding AraC family transcriptional regulator has translation MDAPFRFEFVAAPRDLAPYVNTLFVFETDRERLDDILPAYSAQMITFGRGHARMQFGDDHVGESSDAFFLAPMQQAAPFSMKGPVRACGVSLTALGWAAIADLPVDTFGHRRIDADRVLGEGSARAMAAIGADFASGELEAKDACMRLADIVRTSLNPPSDNHADFIMRTVAWLSADFNPDVAELARATALSPRQVQRLCKRFFGKPPATLVKRYRAIRAATLLSQPDLDAAARNEVEAAYFDQAHMIRDIRQFTGRTPKHFRTDAPSVTSDTLGPEGSLRRRKLKRAWNRSGTRAQPIPQRQ, from the coding sequence ATGGATGCCCCTTTCCGGTTCGAGTTCGTCGCTGCGCCCCGCGATCTCGCGCCGTATGTGAACACATTGTTCGTCTTCGAGACGGACCGCGAACGGCTGGACGACATCCTGCCGGCCTATTCCGCGCAGATGATCACTTTCGGCCGGGGCCACGCCCGGATGCAGTTCGGCGACGATCATGTCGGCGAATCGAGCGATGCCTTCTTTCTTGCCCCGATGCAGCAGGCAGCACCTTTCTCGATGAAAGGACCGGTGCGCGCCTGCGGCGTCTCGCTGACGGCCCTGGGATGGGCGGCCATCGCCGATCTGCCGGTCGATACGTTCGGCCACCGCAGGATCGATGCAGACCGAGTATTGGGGGAAGGGTCGGCCCGGGCTATGGCTGCAATTGGCGCCGATTTCGCGTCTGGGGAGCTGGAGGCCAAGGATGCCTGCATGCGACTGGCGGACATTGTTCGCACCAGCCTGAACCCGCCGTCGGACAACCATGCGGATTTCATCATGCGCACCGTCGCCTGGCTCAGCGCCGACTTCAATCCGGACGTGGCGGAACTAGCCCGCGCAACCGCCCTGTCCCCCCGGCAGGTGCAGCGATTGTGCAAGAGATTCTTCGGCAAACCTCCGGCGACACTGGTGAAGCGGTACCGTGCCATACGCGCGGCCACGCTGCTTTCGCAGCCCGATCTCGATGCGGCGGCCAGGAACGAGGTTGAAGCGGCCTACTTCGACCAAGCCCATATGATCCGCGACATCCGCCAGTTCACCGGGCGCACGCCGAAGCACTTCCGCACCGACGCGCCCAGCGTGACGAGCGACACGCTCGGGCCGGAGGGATCTCTTCGGCGGAGGAAGCTGAAACGCGCTTGGAATCGATCCGGAACGCGCGCACAGCCGATTCCGCAGCGGCAATGA